A genomic window from Ananas comosus cultivar F153 linkage group 22, ASM154086v1, whole genome shotgun sequence includes:
- the LOC109727486 gene encoding bax inhibitor 1-like: MDYFSQSQSSYSTSWSYESLKNFRQISPTVQNHLKLVYLTLCCAVAASAVGAYLHVIWNIGGILTMLGCFLSIALLFSVPPHEERNRFGLLMAASLLEGASVGPLIKLAIDFDPSILVTAFVGTALAFGCFAAAAIIAKRREFLYLGGLLSSGLSVLVWLQFAASIFGHSSATFKFELYFGLLIFLGYMVFDTQEIIERAHYGDLDYVKHALTLFTDFVAVLVRILIIMLKNASEKSEEKKRKKRS; the protein is encoded by the exons ATGGACTACTTTTCCCAGTCCCAATCCTCGTACTCCACCAGCTGGAGCTACGAATCGCTCAAGAATTTTCGGCAGATCTCGCCCACCGTTCAAAATCACCTCAAATTG GTATATCTCACACTATGCTGTGCCGTTGCGGCTTCGGCTGTCGGGGCTTATCTGCACGTGATTTGGAACATCGGCGGCATCCTGACCATGCTCGGATGCTTCCTCAGCATCGCATTGCTGTTCTCAGTGCCGCCGCATGAGGAG AGGAACAGGTTTGGTCTGTTGATGGCGGCTTCTCTCCTTGAAGGTGCTTCTGTTGGTCCCCTGATTAAGCTTGCGATTGATTTCGACCCGAG TATACTAGTGACTGCCTTTGTGGGGACTGCATTGGCATTCGGATGCTTCGCAGCAGCTGCCATCATAGCCAAGCGGAGAGAGTTTCTTTACTTGGGGGGTCTGCTCTCTTCTGGTCTCTCCGTCCTCGTCTGGTTGCAGTTCGCTGCTTCCATATTCGGCCACTCCAGCGCCACCTTCAAGTTTGAG CTTTATTTTGGACTCTTGATATTCCTCGGTTACATGGTATTTGACACGCAAGAGATAATCGAGAGAGCTCATTACGGGGACCTCGACTATGTGAAACATGCCTTGACACTCTTCACAGACTTCGTCGCAGTCCTTGTTCGGATTCTCATCATCATG TTAAAGAATGCTTCGGAAAAAtctgaagagaagaaaagaaagaagaggtCTTAA